A window of the Trichoderma asperellum chromosome 6, complete sequence genome harbors these coding sequences:
- a CDS encoding uncharacterized protein (EggNog:ENOG41~TransMembrane:7 (o20-38i50-71o83-103i115-140o152-176i197-220o232-250i)) — MAMASNAVSQGLGHDERTKIVMYVFFSLALYNAGELMCHIAVTFKHYRGLYCWSFIVSTLGIVLSAVGYLLRSIGASLSTYVYTALGIFGWAAMVTGQSLVLYSRLHIVLPRERLVRGVLIMIIVNAVWLLVPLTVLIFLCNTPRAERYEQAYFIFEKIELTVFFVQEVMISALYIRETYNILRSYRGLVTGSNRTTMVHLILVNLVIIALDISILVLLYTDNYDLQTAWKPLVYSIKLKMEFSVLNRLVELSRYMRRNRGLALIDTQTVDPAIALPLGVVNTEDGSIIGRRRGTVDESNFSAATSIAPPKTPKNNAQPETSVTVSGLQV; from the coding sequence atggccatggcgagCAATGCCGTCTCCCAGGGCCTTGGCCACGACGAACGAACAAAGATCGTCATGTacgtcttcttcagcctgGCGCTCTACAACGCGGGCGAGCTGATGTGCCACATCGCCGTCACGTTCAAGCACTATCGAGGACTGTACTGCTGGAGCTTCATTGTCTCGACGTTGGGAATCGTCTTGAGCGCCGTGGGTTATCTGCTCCGCAGCATTGGCGCATCCTTGTCAACCTACGTGTACACTGCGCTGGGCATCTTTGGTTGGGCGGCCATGGTCACGGGCCAGTCACTTGTGCTGTATTCCCGACTGCACATTGTCCTGCCTAGAGAGAGGCTGGTCCGGGGAGTACTCATCATGATTATTGTCAATGCAGTCTGGCTTCTGGTGCCCCTCACGGTCTTGATTTTCCTCTGCAACACGCCGAGGGCGGAACGATACGAGCAGGCGTATTTCATCTTTGAGAAGATCGAATTGACAGTCTTTTTTGTCCAAGAAGTCATGATTTCGGCGCTGTATATCCGCGAGACATACAATATCCTTCGCAGCTACAGGGGGCTTGTAACTGGCTCAAATCGAACCACCATGGTGCATCTCATACTCGTCAACCTGGTCATTATTGCCCTGGACATCAGCATCTTGGTCCTCCTGTATACCGATAACTACGATCTCCAGACCGCGTGGAAACCTCTGGTATACAGCATAAAACTGAAGATGGAGTTTAGCGTGCTTAACCGTCTTGTCGAACTGTCCCGGTACATGCGGCGCAACAGGGGCCTTGCACTCATTGACACACAGACGGTCGATCCAGCCATTGCTCTGCCGTTGGGCGTCGTAAATACTGAAGATGGTAGCATCATTGGAAGGAGGAGAGGCACTGTCGACGAGTCAAACTTTTCGGCCGCTACATCAATAGCTCCTCCCAAAACACCCAAGAACAACGCTCAGCCTGAGACGTCGGTTACTGTATCAGGGCTGCAGGTATAA